The sequence CAACACGTTGATGAACCTTAATCTCAGTACCACGGACGAGACTGCACGGCTagccaaaaaaacaaaaaaacattttccttaGAACTCGAAGCTTTGATAGTTTGGTGGATAGAATCAATAGTGATTATTACTGCAGTTGTGGACGTATATTTTGTGGTTTATGCAGTTCTTTTGCCAAAAATCCCCCTTGGGGGTAATCGTAGGTTATCAATTCTAGGTCAATGGTTTCGGATCAGTACATATATGACTATGTACCTATCTTTGCCTTTATTCATACTAGTAAGAATGCAAAACCTTATCATTATACCCGTGAATGTGAGTTTCTTTTAAAGTCAGTGAACCAGGTGCAACACACTGTAcatgaccatttacaaaatccCTGCTAGTTCTAATATTTTTATTACCTATCAGAATAAAGAGAAAGGAAGAGAGGGAAATCAAGAGGATCATAATTCAGCAGTAGAGCCATAAGGAAAATAATGTCCTATTCATGGGTTTACAATACCCGGGGGAGGTCATATGTTTAATGGTTATGTATACTGGGGCTTAACCAAAGCACCAGCGCCATGCCCCAGTTCTATATTCAATATGAATATTAAATATTTGCCCCGTCAATTGACCCCGAATACTGCCCTCTGCAATGGCAATTTGACTAGTAAAGTCAATTTCACATCTAgttcaatataaaaaaaaaacgatctAGCTAACCCGGTATTGCAGACATAGATACCGATATCTCAACTCATCTATCTGTCTGCGTCTGGGTGTTGAACTCAACTTAATCGTatttgtatgattttcgcgTCTGTGATAGAATTATTGCCGCGCAGTGATACCCTCTGCTAAACTGCACATGGTCGGTCTCCTAGCAACCGTTTTACCGAGGTAGAAATTCGTAATTTGATCCAGATAATTGCCGCGTGGATCTAATGTGAAATAAAACGAATCAAGGACACATGATCTTGGGGCAGAGTTGCTTCGCTTGTTATCAACAAATAAATACAGCAATTATCTGTCACTTATTGTCCTGTTCTTTATTAATGAATCGTACAAGTATTGCAATTTTGTCCACTGGAATAATTGTCGTTGATCTACGGACTGAATATTTTTCGACCAATAGAGCGAAAAGTGAAGACTATCTATTCTGATATCTAACAAAAATATCTAACAAAAATCAATTGTACACTTGATGTATTAGCTTCAAAAATCAATGACAGTGTACTGGTGTACTGTGTGACCGCTCGTCATTGGACATGAAAGACAAGTGGTTCCTTGTGTGTCTTCTGAGACGAGTGTTTGGGAAAGATAAGATGAGCAGAACGATACGGGAACACTTCGCAATAACGCTGTACGCTGTACTTCAATCTATCAAAATTCTCCACATTTGAGTTGACAATTAGACTTTTTATTAGCGCTAATGTCTCGTTTATACGAGAAGCAACACCATAATTTTCATGCCATTAAACTTGTTTGTAAAGGTTAGTTCTCTATATCGATATCTACCGTCTCTTAAAGTGGTTATCACGCTGTAAATAGTAAGACTGAGCCGAAAACAATGACACGGTTTGTTGCAGCTgtaacattgtactttgttaCTCTCGTGACGCTGATGACCTTTGACCGTTGTACACAACATGCAAAACACTGACTACGAACATACCCCATAAAATATGACGGGctacctgggggggggggggtacaattGCGTTGTCTGATCAAGTAAATCGTATTAACAATGCAAAATTACTCTCGTTAATTGTGTTTTCACTGATCAACAGGAAAGGTCGGTGAAGACACCAGGAGACAACGTGCCACGCCCTCCCATGGCCGGGTGCGTGGCACGGGAGGGGTCAAATATGCACCGGAAAAAACATCAGGCTTTAAAAGCGACAACTAGACCAAACTTGCAAAGATAAAATGACTGTGAAGTGAGGAACTTGATTCATACCCAACTATGACGTCAATTCGTTGACCTTAGCTGGACATACTTTAATTTGGCCGCGCCCACAATAGTTATGCTCGACAAAGAAGGGATTGCACAACAAATACAATCGGCTAAATTCTGGCCTTGGCTCGCGAAACGATAATTGCTTCCAGTCAAGCTTATTTTACTCTCCTTCATCGTGATGCACCCCTCCCCCCCTACCACAACCACCAAAGCGACGAACAAGATATCCGCTTGATAATTCAAAGAAGGAGGTAATTTAATTGATTCAGAAGAATACTATTTCAATAATTCCCGTTCCCTCTGTAACGGAGCGTTACCTCACACATGCCCCATAAGGTCAGTAATTATGCACATTTTTATTGGCGGTGAAAAGCCCGTGGTTGAGGGGACGGCAGGATGTGTACATAGGTGGTGGTGTTTGTTTCTACACAATAGTTCGTGACAGTTCGTGTTtccaatttctacaacagaaccTACCGCATTACGCGATCATGCACACAAAATGTCGGAGTAATATGGCATACAGGAAACGATGATATAACCTTCATCTGGTTTATATGCATAATCCAAAGTCATACATTTCCATTCGCCAGATATAAGAATTCCAAATTGAACGTTCCATCTGCTGTCCTGATGTTTAAGGGGAATTGACACTGTTACAGTATTAAGTCAGGTATATACGATAAGCGCAGGTGGTCTGACATAGCCTATGTAATATCCCGAAGAATGTTAAGGGGGAGGGCAGGGCATGAATAATTTGAAGTCCACTCCGGTTACTGTGTTTGCTCACGCGAGTATGTAAGGAAAACTAGCAGGAAACCGAGAGCAGACGACGTGCCGGAATCTCTCACCACATGTTCCTGTTAAACACCGGGTTAGGGAAGGTTAGAATTTGAACCAGACGCTCTCACTCCTAGTACTACTATCATGGCGGACGCTGAAACGGCCGACACACCGGGCCCACGCCTTCGTCCCGTTCTGCTAGTGTAAGTTGTAGCCATACCTGGCTGGCTTACCTGGGCATTAAGGCATGACGCTTTACTACTAAACCACTACAGCACCCCGGCGGGTGGCCGTCTGAGCCAGTTAAGACCAAGGGAATGAAAATCTGAGACACTCACCTTGCCTCAGAGTCCACAAAAAGATGCCGGTTTTCAGGAAAAATTGTCTTGGAATGCCACAGGGACGGTTAACACTTGCCCAATTATTCAGGCTGTCGTGGGAGGAAGGGACCGCCTTGCCACACCGTCACAAGCTCGCTCAACTGGTTTTATGCAAATTGTAAAGACGTCACGCCCCGAGGGGAATGATCATGCGCGGGCTAAAATTTGGGACGATTTAAAATGGGCGCGGTTGTGAATGTTGTTTTACACCTTCTctgttctgaaaaaaaaatatggcgACACTGTTAAAAACCACCTGACCAGGCTGCACGAATCCTGTTCTTCCTGTCGAAGGTCACAGAGCAATGACGATTAATCTGCTGCCCAGGCGCGCGGTTGCCTGGGGATTTAGAATTGGCCATGTGATTTATTGCTTGATTGTGCATGTATCGTGCGTACGATAATGATAATGTTCAATGATTTACAGATAGTGCTCTGCAGTTTTGACATGAATCGCAAGAGGCTACAGCCTCGTCTATACTActgcctgtttgtgtgtgtacgcgCGTGCCGCAGTGTgcgcgtgtatgtgtgcgtgcgcgtgtgtatgtgcgcgcacgcctgtgtatgtatgtgtgtgtgtgtgtgttgtgtgtgtgtgtgcgtgtgtatgtgcgcgcacgcctgtgtgtgtgtgcgtgtgtgtgtgtgtgtgcgtgtgcgtgcgcgtgcgtgtgtgtgtgcgtgtgtgtgtgtgtgtgtgtgtgtgtgtgtgtgtgtgtgtgtgtgtgtgtgtgtgtgtgtgtgtatgtgtgccacGCATATATATGACCCTGAGCAGTACCCTGTCTTTCCTAACAGAGAACACAACAAGCATTTACTCGTCCGGTatcatttatgtttttttattccaATGATATCTATAGGTCTTTTTTAGTGAATCATTCTTCAGAAACATCGTTCTGTTGATTCAGTGTGTATCACTCGGTGAACTGACGTCATTTCGATCCTTATAGACACTAAAAGTATTGTTTGAACACATGGATTCATAATGTACATGACTATGTTTCAGTCTAAAAATGGAATCTAAGCAGGCAGTGACAGTGATGATACATTGTAAGTCACACTTAGTTTAGACAACCTTAGGATACAGTCTATTGTCAAACATAATTATCATAACTTGGAACAGTTTGAACCTGGGCTGGCATTGAAATATTACAAAACCTCTTCTACATCGATCTACCATCTCGTACTTGATCAGAATTCCATTTCTACATCAAATCATATTTGTCAAGTCTTTATGTCTCGTGTTGACATTCAATCATCCGTCCAGTCGAGCGATTGCGGTATCCGCTAGCAATGCCCGCTTGCGTGTTTTGTTATAACTGCAGAAACGCAAACTGAGAATTCGGTAAAATTGCCCCAATGAAGACTTCATATATGTAGAACGTATGCACACTTGCGTCCTCGTAACAGGCTCTCTCCAACTCGTATCTATCATTCTCTCCCCTCTCGTCACATCACCATAATTCCATCCGCTATTGTGAAACCACATAACACAGGAAAACATATATTTGAAGTACATTCCTGTTACTCTACTCGGATGAAATACTAGTTTTACAATACCACCAAGTCTAACTAATATGTACTGGTTATTACCCAAAATGGAGAAACGACTGGTCTATCATATCAAAACAGTTTGTCTTGTCATATTTTCTGCGTATCTTGTGTCGTAACTGTTTTGGTACGGCGATGGGATGATAGTATACGAAGGCGTATCATGTTTCTCTAAATGTATAAACTTCTAAATTTTCTCCATTTTCAATTTGAAAACGTATTCGATTTGAATAGACTTCATTAGTCTGTGTAAGATCAAGTCCACATAGACGTGATCGAAAATCTCGCGTGTTCAGCTGGTCTCGCGAGAAGTAATGTGTTGCACCGTGGGGAAACCCCTAGGACCAACATCGATCCTGATCGATGGAGTTCTCTCGGGAACCGCTAATCGCTTGCTTTATCGGTGAGAAGGCCATATTAGGTCATCGTACGTCACTCAGCTTGGTCAAATATCCCAACTATTGCTGCAGCTACGCACGCCTACTGATCGTTATAGTAGTACCACGACCTGGCATCGGCAACCATAACTCTGAGTCTGTTGCTACGATGAAGAGAACAGTTCTCCCCTTTGGTGATGCAGTGTCTAAGCCTTGACGTGGTATTTAACCTATAATGGCAATTGAGGTCTGATTGTTTCTTAATTCCTAGACATTGATTTAGAAAACTCATTTCATCAAAACCAGTGTCCTCTAAATTAAGTTTAGTTCATCTTAAGTGATATCTTGTAACCCAACCTTATCTATGATAACAGTTGTTGATGGTAATGCTAATGCAATATGACGACACACATAGTGCATGAGTGACCTTACACATTTCACTTCATTTCTAAACGTTGATAGGAATAGAAATGGCTTGATATTTACATGGGGGTATATATCTTCTGATAGACATGAATTTTATTCAATGTTTGTTGTAGCTTGTTTGTACTTGTGACAACTTAACTGTTTCTTTCATCGCATTCACTCTGAATCAGTTCCATTCTAGGCAGGCGGACAGTCAAGTTCCTCATAACAAACCTCTGACTAGTGTATCTTGTTGCATAAAAAACGGGAAAGCCCTGGTCAGGACCTTAGATCTATCGCACAGGGTGAAGTGCTCGAAAGAACAGTCCAATATAAGTCTTGTTACTGTGTTGTTCGGCGCTTGTTGGGACTATAGTAGGACTCTGTTGACGAGACTGTCATCCTCAGCAGCACTCTTTTTCCTGTGCCAAACGGTGCCAGTACATAACGCTGCGTGGTACATCATCAGCAGGTGGTGCTCAAACCGTGGTGTCCGTAGTCTCTTTCTCCCCAAGTACCGACTGTTCCAAACTACGGTCCACCCTACCTTGTGGCCTCCATGGCACTGTTAAAACACACCAGGGGTTGCCGTCCAtcgtagcctggatgccagactgttgaCAGGCCatacacaggccaactcctcgggtctagggccaacatgcccccaaggaaattctacaacagagTTAGACCCTGATATCatagagatcgggggtctggcatcaAGGCTACGTCCATCGCAACACTTTGGACAGTGCAGAACTCCCTCACTCGTCCTCTTCCCAGTCAAAAGGGAAGTCCAAGTCAGCGAGAATGCTTTTCATCGTGGTGGCAACAAGACTGTTTCCCATGAAGTAACTGACCAGGGTGAGGGCTCCGATTGCACTAGTGGACACGATGACGCTGCACAAGACGAGGTCCTTGAAGAACTGACCTACATTCTTGGACTTTGTTTGTGAGCCGCTGGCGCCCGTACCGTTGGGGAACGTGAAGGTTTTGTCGCCACGTGGGCTCTTTGGGGTACCCGCTGAAAAGTAGGAAGAAACGACATGGTCAAGTCAAATCAAACAATCACTTAATATTTGAAAGGCACAAGGAATCTGGAAATACAAAACGTTAGGTCCTATATGTCAACTGTTAGTTGTACAGTAAAACTTGTGAGAGCGTGTTTTCTATTAGTCATTCAAATTTCATGTCGGTCATAACTTTAGAATATATATCTTTGGCTTTAAACTTAAGAACATTTCCAAAAGATCTTGTGTCGTTTTTAAGTTCAAAATCACCAGTGTTGAAtttgaattatgtaaattataCTGAGAAATTAAAAATGTACTATGTTGCACGTTTATTGGTTTACGATTTTTTAGCTTAAGGGGTGGAGATTCACGTACTCATTATTCAGCGACACCAGAGTTTGACCTACGCAGCATTCCCCGGGATCCGCTAGGTCCTTGGGGTCCTACGGCGACAAAATACTATCCTTTCTACGTGAATGTCATTTCAGGTCGTTGTCTTGCGCCTGACAGTTCAAGTTTAGGTTTTTTATCAGGGATCACTAATCTTGGTGTGCGTAACAGCAGGAGCGAAAGCTTACGTCTGATCTTTTTGATGTGAGGCACTGAGGACGCTGTATAATCCTGACCATCTACTGACCAATCCGTATGACGTAGGACTCGCCATATAAGGTGGTGTGACGCATGTATGGGTCAGATGTTGGGTCGGGTGGGTGACACGGTTCCCTATAACAGAGCACTTGGGACGCAAGTAGGCTGGAGCTTGTTTTGGTCACAGTGGAGACTCCCAGTAAAGATAGGTCAGCTAAGGAGCCATGTCAGCGATGGCCATATATCGTGATGATTAGGTGATCAGAGCTGGAGTTTTACGATTCTGAACATAATGACGTCCCGGACGACTCGTTTATGTTGGGGTCGCTTCTCATGCCTCTTTTAGTTACTAAGACAGCAAATTTAGTGACAGGTGCAACGTACAATGCGCGACACTGATATCTAGGTCAGGCGAAGAAGACACAACAGTGATAACATATCTGATCACACAAGCCATTCTAAATCTAGATGTGATTCCCTAACGTAAAGATTTAGATAAGGTTTTCAGaacagagcagagcagagtagagtagagcagagtagagtagagtagagcagagtagagtagagtagagtagagtagagaagagtagagaagagtagagaagagtagagtagagtagagtagagtagagtagagtagagtagagtagagtagagtagagtagagtagagtagagtagagtagagtagagtagagtaaaatAGGGTAATTATCGTATGAACTTGAATTCTAGCTTGGGCTGCTCTTTGCATTCATCTTACAGATATCTCTAGACTCTGTGGACTATCCAACACCATgcactgtgttttttttccatcatccaTCCATATGTCCAATACCGTTCGATGGTGCAGTATATCAGAACACAAATCTGCCCGCAAAACTAAGTGATGATATAGCCAGAGTAGAGCCATGGCGCCATGCCAGTGATCTTTCCACCACAGATATGTTACGATCAGCAACTAGGTTCCCGCCAGCGATAATCTTCGGAATGCAGAGTTCACATTTCTACGGTACCGTTTGAAAAGCTAGAATAGACAGTCTCATTTATATCGTAACTGATCGATAGATTGAAGTTAAGATAAGAAAATGGGCTTTTGCAAACGACTGTTTACATCGTAATCATCAACAAAGGATTTAGAGCCATGCAGATCTTCCTATGAGAAACGCTGTGTCATCTACTATGCTAATGGCACATTTTGTTATGACCATggaggttattttaacctcGTTGTCATACGATCAAATTCGTCTTGCTTATAGATACGCGTACTAAAaatgctagcctggatgcctgaCACCCTGATCTCTATGATATCTATCCTATGaggtctaactgaggggggcCTGGTTTAGAATTTctttgggggcatgttggtcaTAGAGCCGCGAGGAGTTGGCCCCTATAGGTCTtggaaacagtctgacatccaggctataaAATGCTGGCAACAGCTTGTTTGCATCGATGACAAGACAACTTAAGCCTTAAATTCAAGGAGTGAAAAtgaccaacatggcggacataTATACTATGGTGAAACTCTGTGGTGACTTGTTCGGCATGATGCCAACAAAACCCGTGGGTCGTCCAACCTTAACAGCTAGCTATACACTCTGTGCGTGTGGCCGAAACTGGGCCACTCTGGTcacggacagacagagagggaaagtagcctggatgccagactgtttccagggccttcaCAGGCAAGCTCTTCAGCTCTagagccaacatgcccccaattaaattttaccacagcccccccccctccccttaagTCAGACCCTGAGCCACATAGATAGCCTGGAACCTTCCTGTAGTTCGTACTAGATTAGTATGAGTAGCCAGTTGATATTATCCACTATTGACAACATTGTGTAGCCTAGAACCTTCCCTGCAGTTTGTAGTAAATTAGTacaagtagccagtagtatctTGCCTtgcattgtacctgttacaattgttatgcaataaactttgtgCTTTAGTAGAGATCGGCTGCTAACTTTGGTAGCGGGGCAGGTTAGCTTTCCCGGCCGAAGGGCTATCGTCTAGAgtgggggtctggtatccaggctaaagAGAGAGTTGTGAATCAGCCAAAACTAAAACGGCTTTACTGCAGACGGGGTGTGAAACCGGAGCAGGGTAATTTTCCATGTGTTGTGCGATGGTGGGACATGCTCAGATCAGAGATCCATCAAAGCTGGCTGGAAATGTGAGCTATTCGCTGACATCTCCAGTACATTGACCCCTCGGTTTGGCCTATTTGGACGGATATGCAAACACAGTACGTCTGCTTATTCTGTTGTATTTCTCACTACTGCTGTACACGGACTCACTACATGGTTATGGGACCATGGGCTTAGAGTTGCCAAATTGCTTATGATATCAAATCTATATATAAGTGTATGTCTATATGTCTTGTCCTGTTTGCTGCTAAcattatatttttgtttgcagAACTTCCGATCCAATCGTCCCAGGTAGAAATTAATTTAATATAGCTCATGTTTGATGATGCTTCTCGCAACATGTGATTTCATCCATTATTAATCATGGCTCAGGTTTGATAATGCTTTTAGCTTCATAAAGTTTATCAATGTTAAGATAAGGGACTTTTCATCGAAGAGCAACTGCAACCAATGCAAAGTGCACTTTTCAATGACCTACTTTGCTTGAAAATATGTTCAGACAAAACTGTTAATTTCTGATGATCCAGATGCGTTTCTGAAACTTCATTAAGCTCTAATGACAATGTCGGTAGAATTGTTTTTTCAAATCGCTATAGTTTTCTTACTTTGCAACAACTTTGCTGTGCACTATCCTGTCTACACATTGCATGTCACGGCGCACCTAGCAGACCGGAAATTGTTTTTGTGATGGTGAATTCTTTTTGCCGTTAGGTTTACTTAAGTTGATTTATTCATCTACTAATTGGTCGAAGCGTGTCTTTGAAATACGAGTTTATGTATCTCTTCATTTATCATTAGAGACAAAGATAGAGCTGCTTGTAACGAGATCTGTGACACGACAGTTCCTGAAATGTCTCCGGACTCGGGTTTAGATTGAGATGGTGTTTCTCTCAGGGGGGACCAGCTTGTGCAGCTTGTTTTTACACAATTCACAAACACCAGGAATACGAAATAACGATGCAAATATGCTTAAAAGTTGTTGTATGTCATTCATGTGAAGGTTTTGGTCTAgagaatattttgaattttggagcccaaatcttacatagtgtaCCTTTAAATAGTTCACATAAGTCAGTCTGTAAGGAGTCGTGTGTGCTTTCAGTATCAGGGTTGACTTAACATTCTTATGTCGCGACGCTACGTTTGAGAGTCGTGTTCTTGTTTGCCAGAGCCGCCTATCTCTCGGAGATAATAGATGCCTCCACCAGTGTCCTCATCTGACCATCTACCAGGAATGTCTTCAACTGACTACATATTTAGAACGTTGCCGAGTAACGATCAAGGTATTTGGGGGATGttccttttaaaacatttcacaatATATCTCCATAGCTGCATTGGGCCTGTTGCCCAGTGTTAGAAAAAAGTATGTTTCACAGAATAACTAAAGATAGACTATGAACTGACAAAGCGAAACTGAACAAGAACCTTCTGATGTACATGCAGATCTACGGTTATGGAAGATTGTAACATCCGCTACGAAAATCGGGATTTATCAATGGTGGTAAATGCCAGGTAAGTCTTGCAATGGCACATGGTTACTTTATACAGCAATTACCAGACTTACCCGGCATTTACCACTTTAGCTAAATCCCGATTTTCGTTCAGtggtactactctccaagcagagttttggCTCTGTCtggattttgacgtgttttgtcggactttcccgttttctttataGCGCCAAGCACgtcaaaacacgtcaaaatccaGCCAGGTCCGagcttctgcttggagagtacagtgATACGACAGCACTTACATTCTTTCCCCATCATCACCTCGAGCTGAGTGGGCGCGTCCATGCCATAGATAGTCTTTTTCCGCCATGCCTCTATGATGGTTTGATACTCGACGTCAAACCTCTCCGTTTTCTCGACACCGATAGAATTTCCTTCATCTCGGTTCTTCAGTTTTTTCTGCCATTTCTCGTCGCTACAGAAGTCCTTGGGGAGGACTATACACTCGACGGCAGCACACCGGCCCAACCTCTCCACCTCCCGCAGGATCCACAGCCGCCTGTTCCCGAAATACGCCCACCAAGAACCGTCTTTGTAGATAACctacaacacagaaaacagcatcagttgcatgtttttgtgagtctacaacacagaaaacagcaTCAGTTGTGTGGTTCGTTGTGAGTGCTTGTCATCGATCTGGTCTGTTATCTGGTGACATGACTTTACGAAGCCACTTCGCAAAAATTATGAACAAGCTGTTGATAATGCCACGTTTCCCTCGGTCATACAGATTTCAATTGATGAAATACCCGAAACTGTAGATTGTTTCGTGATAATACCGAATAGGACAGAGGGGACaagaacaagacaaaacaaaacgacAAACAAATAGAGAATAGAGACAAACCCGACTAGATGGTTGGGCATAGGGCAAGATAAAGGGCAAGATAACATAGACATCGTCCCTCATTGACACAGGCTTAGTGCTGGATCTGATGTGATGATAGAGTTCTTTCTAAGATTTAAGGCCGATGGGTTATACCGTCAGATGATGTGTTAGATTTGCAACGTCTAGACGAGGAGGATCttgattgatttaaaaaaaataggaAAACAACAATACCCACAcaacacccacacccacacacacacccacacatacacacacacacacacacacacacacacacacacacacacacacacacacacacacacacacacacacacacacacactctctctctctctctctctctctcacacacacacacacacacacacacacacacacacacacacacacactgtataTGGTCTTACTGAAACAGAATATCAATGTGTCAtctacacaaagtaaagcaaaacaaacatgcTTCCAGGCACAAGTGTGCAGTATGGCTCGTTCTATATTTGAATCTGCAAATGCTATGATgcataaaacaaataaataagtaCAACACACATTCCCATAAGGTTTACACATCAAATACATCGATCTACGAATCGTCTACCAATATGAGTGATTTTTTTGACATTGCTAATCAGGTGTTATAAAAATCACTAATGCACCATGTTGTTGATGGAGGACAGATGGCTGGAATATTAATCATACGC comes from Branchiostoma lanceolatum isolate klBraLanc5 chromosome 2, klBraLanc5.hap2, whole genome shotgun sequence and encodes:
- the LOC136428246 gene encoding uncharacterized protein, which encodes MPGITWYQWIRPSDIHFTADMIPCKFSNGTDMLETFRELLFNEVKISDIPKIEVIYKDGSWWAYFGNRRLWILREVERLGRCAAVECIVLPKDFCSDEKWQKKLKNRDEGNSIGVEKTERFDVEYQTIIEAWRKKTIYGMDAPTQLEVMMGKESGTPKSPRGDKTFTFPNGTGASGSQTKSKNVGQFFKDLVLCSVIVSTSAIGALTLVSYFMGNSLVATTMKSILADLDFPFDWEEDE